Within the Drosophila miranda strain MSH22 chromosome Y unlocalized genomic scaffold, D.miranda_PacBio2.1 Contig_Y2_pilon, whole genome shotgun sequence genome, the region ACAGTTACATCATGTCACCGGCTGCAATTGAACTTCGGCTGATGTGGTCGTTTGTGCTACTTTTTCTGTCGCTAATGAAAACGACCACCATCGAATCATTACAGCCATTCCCGGTTCTCAAGAATGACAACCTCCTGCGGGCCGCTCGCGGCGAAGTCGTCGACCGGGTTCCCGTCTGGGTAATGCGTCAGGCCGGTCGCTATCTTCCCGAATTCCAGGAGCTCCGTAAGCAGCACGACTTCTTCACCGTTTGCCGCACCCCAGAGCTGACCTGTGAGGTGACCATGCAGCCGTTGCGGCGCTTCGATCTGGATGCCTCCATTATATTCTCGGATATACTGGTTATTCCACAAGCCCTTGGCTTGACCGTGGAAATGCACGCCGGCGTGGGTCCGGTGCTGCCCCAGCCAATAAACACACCAGAGGACCTTAAGCTGTTGACTCCAGATGGCGCATTGTCCCGACTGACCTACGTGGGAGATGCCATCACTATGATGCGACACAAGTTGGAAGGCCGAGTGCCCCTCATTGGGTTTACTGGAGCACCCTGGACGCTTATGGGCTACATGATCGAAGGCGGCGGCAGCAAGACTATGTCCAAGGCCAAGGCTTGGCTTTCGGATCACCCGGAGGACACTAAACTGTTTCTCAACCTGCTTACGGACGCAATTGTGGACTACTTGGAGATGCAAGTAAAGGCTGGAGCTCAAATGCTGCAGGTCTTTGAGTCGTCTGCCGAGCATTTGACCAAGGAGCACTTCTTGCTATGGGCTGTGCCCTATTTGCGTAGGATACGCGATGAGCTTGTGGACCGGCTGACCAAGAAAGCAGTCCCATTGGTTCCAATTGTAAGTAATATCGACACAACTTTTAATACAATTCATCTGAGCTCTTCTACGCAGACGCTGTTCGCCAAGGGCGCTGGACACTCGCTGAAAGAGCAAAGCGAACTGGGCTACGATGTAAttggactggactggactgtAGATCCCATTGAGGCACGAGCCCTAGTGGGACCGAACATAACGCTGCAGGGAAATTTGGATCCACAGGACATGTACCGTGATGCCGACGAGCTGCGGGCCTTGACCACTGAAATGGTTCACAAATTTGGTAAATCGCGTTATATTGCCAATCTGGGTCATGGCATAACGCCTCAAACTCCCATCACTAGCATGGATGTACTGGTAGAGGCGGTCCACAAGGCATTGTAGGTGATTTTTATTAGCAATTATGCCTTTTTTTATCGAATGCAATAAAGACAAGTACGCCTTTGGGTTAGGGTTAGATCATTGGAATGGTATAATGTGGTTTTCTTGTTTCTGTTCCTGTACCAGTTTGTCGTATATCATGAGCGTGCTGCCGCAGCAGATTAGGAACGTTCCCCGGATAACTTCTGCAATATTAAAGTCATATTTAAATATGCTCAAACTCCCCAACTCTTCTGTTTACTCACTTTTTCCAGGCAACTTTTCCCCCAGCGCATAACCAGTTATTGCGGTAAAAGCAAAACTGAGAGAATTGGCGACTGGAACCGCAACTGTGATGCTGGCACTTTGCAATGTCCACACATACAAAGCACTACCGCACTGATGGAATCCAGTACCGCCAACGGGATCCAATTGTACGTACTTCCAGTAACAAATTTCTCCACTTGGAGCCCGTGTCTTTGACAGACTCGATGCCCTGACTGCCAAGGCGGATAAATGGGTTAGTCACACCCCAAAGCAGTCCCACCGCAAGCAATTGCACTGAACAAGACAAACAACGATTATAATTTAAACATTTAAATGTGTCAGTAATTTACCAGCAGTTTCTAGCATTTTGTATTGTTTACATGGAATCAGCTGTTGTTAAGAGTTGCTTTTTTTTCTCTAAGCAGCCCTGAGTATTTCTGTAGCCCTGGCAGAGATTTTGACATTTGCGACTCCCTGGCGTTTTGACAATTCTTTTACGTCAGCTTTCATTTCCGGATAGGTGGGTTTTAGGCAATTTTCTTCCAATTTAATCAAAAAACATCCGAATATACGCCAAAACAAATGCCGCTAAACGACCGACATTCAAATATGAACCTGCAAAGCTATCGGCGAAAATTAAAATGTTGCCAAATTCAAGATGTTTTGAGTGTAAATTGGGTATCTGAATATTGCCTTGTCTTGGCTTGATTGTTTATGAATAAATATTCTTCAATATTATTAAACCGCCTTCTCTAACATTTTAGGATATTGAATAGCAGTGCTGCGACCTAATCAGGAACAATGACTAAGACCAAGGGCGTGAAAATCAACAAATCGGCGATCAACGAAGTTGTGACCCGCGAGTGCACTATTCACTTGGCGAAGCGTGTCCACAACATTGGCTTCAAGAAGCGTGCCCCGCGTGCCATCAAGGAGATCCGCAAGTTTGCCGAA harbors:
- the LOC108158806 gene encoding uroporphyrinogen decarboxylase gives rise to the protein MKDTKPFPVLKNDNLLRAARGEVVDRVPVWVMRQAGRYLPEFQELRKQHDFFTVCRTPELTCEVTMQPLRRFDLDASIIFSDILVIPQALGLTVEMHAGVGPVLPQPINTPEDLKLLTPDGALSRLTYVGDAITMMRHKLEGRVPLIGFTGAPWTLMGYMIEGGGSKTMSKAKAWLSDHPEDTKLFLNLLTDAIVDYLEMQVKAGAQMLQVFESSAEHLTKEHFLLWAVPYLRRIRDELVDRLTKKAVPLVPITLFAKGAGHSLKEQSELGYDVIGLDWTVDPIEARALVGPNITLQGNLDPQDMYRDADELRALTTEMVHKFGKSRYIANLGHGITPQTPITSMDVLVEAVHKAL